In Tachypleus tridentatus isolate NWPU-2018 chromosome 7, ASM421037v1, whole genome shotgun sequence, a genomic segment contains:
- the LOC143257577 gene encoding T-box protein 12-like isoform X2, with protein MTLKRPTESTASLLSTKARAFSVDALLGPSPPKKVQHNRLDNIRSSSPNLLICMFDDNLPVRHQIATGNSCKTKISADEDCHQPFSPKENNLLISREHSMSLLSSNETQDVGRNKQGAEADIQVKLCQKELWNQFHSLGNEMIITKAGRRMFPALKVNVTGLDPDGYYLIWVEIASVDNNRYRYVYPSSQWMIAGAGDVPLPTNRYLHPDIPAKGHHLMAQIVNFDKLKLTNSKQSTEKGQIALHSMHKYQPLIYIQKVETPFTVPDQAVDTKLAFQFSFPETVFITVTAYQNQEITKLKIASNPFAKGFRDPVKNSEGCDEIARRHMGNLTSFSKSVVTTEGNIIRTPFMAPCAYSSVLFPSTYRYHQQPLNPFYVPLNVYPFGTPVPSPLSTVTSLDNGNSYAFSPFRNLSFSYSSYSHIPTEKIPIVSTNSTSRDEVKDETKPTARVAPSFLQFPSFTCTD; from the exons ATGACCCTCAAGAGGCCAACTGAATCTACTGCTTCTCTCTTGAGCACAAAAGCTCGTGCTTTCTCGGTCGATGCGCTACTTGGTCCATCGCCGCCTAAAAAAGTCCAGCACAATCGACTTGACAATATAAGATCGTCATCTCCTAATCTGTTGATCTGTATGTTCGACGACAATCTGCCAGTGAGACACCAAATAGCCACCGGAAACTCTTGTAAAACTAAGATTAGTG CGGATGAAGATTGTCATCAGCCATTTTCACCAAAggaaaataatttactaatttcaCGAGAACACTCGATGTCGTTGCTCAGTAGCAACGAGACCCAAGATGTTGGTAGAAATAAGCAAGGGGCGGAAGCAGACATCCAGGTTAAGTTATGTCAAAAAGAATTATGGAATCAGTTTCACAGTCTTGGAAACGAAATGATTATTACGAAAGCTGGAAG GAGGATGTTTCCGGCCTTGAAGGTCAATGTTACGGGCTTGGATCCAGATGGCTACTATTTGATTTGGGTAGAAATCGCTTCTGTGGATAACAATCGATACAGATACGTGTATCCTAG CTCCCAGTGGATGATTGCAGGAGCTGGTGATGTACCTTTACCTACCAATCGCTACCTACATCCTGACATTCCTGCTAAAGGCCATCACTTAATGGCGCAAATTGTGAACTTCGACAAGCTCAAGTTGACCAATAGTAAACAGTCAACTGAAAAGGGCCAA ATTGCTCTTCACTCAATGCACAAGTACCAACCACTGATCTACATACAGAAAGTGGAAACTCCATTTACTGTTCCAGATCAAGCTGTTGATACAAAATTAGCATTTCAGTTCTCCTTCCCAGAAACTGTATTTATTACAGTGACAGCTTACCAGAACCAGGAG ATTACCAAACTTAAGATTGCATCTAATCCATTTGCCAAAGGATTCCGTGATCCAGTAAAAAATTC AGAAGGATGCGATGAAATAGCTCGTCGTCACATGGGAAACCTGACATCTTTCAGTAAAAGCGTTGTGACAACAGAAGGAAACATAATTA GGACGCCATTTATGGCACCTTGTGCCTACTCTTCAGTGCTCTTTCCTTCAACTTATCGTTATCATCAACAACCATTAAACCCTTTCTATGTGCCTTTAAATGTGTATCCATTTGGAACACCCGTTCCTTCGCCCCTTTCTACGGTCACGTCATTAGATAATGGGAATTCCTATGCCTTTTCGCCTTTCAGGAATTTATCCTTTTCATATTCATCATATTCTCATATACCCACTGAAAAAATCCCAATCGTTAGTACAAATTCAACATCTCGAGATGAAGTAAAAGACGAAACAAAGCCAACAGCAAGGGTTGCCCCAAGCTTTCTACAGTTTCCAAGTTTTACATGCACTGATTGA
- the LOC143257577 gene encoding T-box transcription factor TBX15-like isoform X4, producing MTLKRPTESTASLLSTKARAFSVDALLGPSPPKKVQHNRLDNIRSSSPNLLICMFDDNLPVRHQIATGNSCKTKISEADEDCHQPFSPKENNLLISREHSMSLLSSNETQDVGRNKQGAEADIQVKLCQKELWNQFHSLGNEMIITKAGRRMFPALKVNVTGLDPDGYYLIWVEIASVDNNRYRYVYPSSQWMIAGAGDVPLPTNRYLHPDIPAKGHHLMAQIVNFDKLKLTNSKQSTEKGQIALHSMHKYQPLIYIQKVETPFTVPDQAVDTKLAFQFSFPETVFITVTAYQNQEITKLKIASNPFAKGFRDPVKNSEGCDEIARRHMGNLTSFSKSVVTTEGNIISYILKLKHLHHLIHCCPKECHLAFHLPHHENLTTIFH from the exons ATGACCCTCAAGAGGCCAACTGAATCTACTGCTTCTCTCTTGAGCACAAAAGCTCGTGCTTTCTCGGTCGATGCGCTACTTGGTCCATCGCCGCCTAAAAAAGTCCAGCACAATCGACTTGACAATATAAGATCGTCATCTCCTAATCTGTTGATCTGTATGTTCGACGACAATCTGCCAGTGAGACACCAAATAGCCACCGGAAACTCTTGTAAAACTAAGATTAGTG AAGCGGATGAAGATTGTCATCAGCCATTTTCACCAAAggaaaataatttactaatttcaCGAGAACACTCGATGTCGTTGCTCAGTAGCAACGAGACCCAAGATGTTGGTAGAAATAAGCAAGGGGCGGAAGCAGACATCCAGGTTAAGTTATGTCAAAAAGAATTATGGAATCAGTTTCACAGTCTTGGAAACGAAATGATTATTACGAAAGCTGGAAG GAGGATGTTTCCGGCCTTGAAGGTCAATGTTACGGGCTTGGATCCAGATGGCTACTATTTGATTTGGGTAGAAATCGCTTCTGTGGATAACAATCGATACAGATACGTGTATCCTAG CTCCCAGTGGATGATTGCAGGAGCTGGTGATGTACCTTTACCTACCAATCGCTACCTACATCCTGACATTCCTGCTAAAGGCCATCACTTAATGGCGCAAATTGTGAACTTCGACAAGCTCAAGTTGACCAATAGTAAACAGTCAACTGAAAAGGGCCAA ATTGCTCTTCACTCAATGCACAAGTACCAACCACTGATCTACATACAGAAAGTGGAAACTCCATTTACTGTTCCAGATCAAGCTGTTGATACAAAATTAGCATTTCAGTTCTCCTTCCCAGAAACTGTATTTATTACAGTGACAGCTTACCAGAACCAGGAG ATTACCAAACTTAAGATTGCATCTAATCCATTTGCCAAAGGATTCCGTGATCCAGTAAAAAATTC AGAAGGATGCGATGAAATAGCTCGTCGTCACATGGGAAACCTGACATCTTTCAGTAAAAGCGTTGTGACAACAGAAGGAAACATAATTA
- the LOC143257577 gene encoding T-box transcription factor TBX15-like isoform X5 has translation MTLKRPTESTASLLSTKARAFSVDALLGPSPPKKVQHNRLDNIRSSSPNLLICMFDDNLPVRHQIATGNSCKTKISEADEDCHQPFSPKENNLLISREHSMSLLSSNETQDVGRNKQGAEADIQVKLCQKELWNQFHSLGNEMIITKAGRRMFPALKVNVTGLDPDGYYLIWVEIASVDNNRYRYVYPSSQWMIAGAGDVPLPTNRYLHPDIPAKGHHLMAQIVNFDKLKLTNSKQSTEKGQIALHSMHKYQPLIYIQKVETPFTVPDQAVDTKLAFQFSFPETVFITVTAYQNQEITKLKIASNPFAKGFRDPVKNSEGCDEIARRHMGNLTSFSKSVVTTEGNIIIYFRLRCDSDSSQTVFTSSKCF, from the exons ATGACCCTCAAGAGGCCAACTGAATCTACTGCTTCTCTCTTGAGCACAAAAGCTCGTGCTTTCTCGGTCGATGCGCTACTTGGTCCATCGCCGCCTAAAAAAGTCCAGCACAATCGACTTGACAATATAAGATCGTCATCTCCTAATCTGTTGATCTGTATGTTCGACGACAATCTGCCAGTGAGACACCAAATAGCCACCGGAAACTCTTGTAAAACTAAGATTAGTG AAGCGGATGAAGATTGTCATCAGCCATTTTCACCAAAggaaaataatttactaatttcaCGAGAACACTCGATGTCGTTGCTCAGTAGCAACGAGACCCAAGATGTTGGTAGAAATAAGCAAGGGGCGGAAGCAGACATCCAGGTTAAGTTATGTCAAAAAGAATTATGGAATCAGTTTCACAGTCTTGGAAACGAAATGATTATTACGAAAGCTGGAAG GAGGATGTTTCCGGCCTTGAAGGTCAATGTTACGGGCTTGGATCCAGATGGCTACTATTTGATTTGGGTAGAAATCGCTTCTGTGGATAACAATCGATACAGATACGTGTATCCTAG CTCCCAGTGGATGATTGCAGGAGCTGGTGATGTACCTTTACCTACCAATCGCTACCTACATCCTGACATTCCTGCTAAAGGCCATCACTTAATGGCGCAAATTGTGAACTTCGACAAGCTCAAGTTGACCAATAGTAAACAGTCAACTGAAAAGGGCCAA ATTGCTCTTCACTCAATGCACAAGTACCAACCACTGATCTACATACAGAAAGTGGAAACTCCATTTACTGTTCCAGATCAAGCTGTTGATACAAAATTAGCATTTCAGTTCTCCTTCCCAGAAACTGTATTTATTACAGTGACAGCTTACCAGAACCAGGAG ATTACCAAACTTAAGATTGCATCTAATCCATTTGCCAAAGGATTCCGTGATCCAGTAAAAAATTC AGAAGGATGCGATGAAATAGCTCGTCGTCACATGGGAAACCTGACATCTTTCAGTAAAAGCGTTGTGACAACAGAAGGAAACATAATTA
- the LOC143257577 gene encoding T-box protein 12-like isoform X1: MTLKRPTESTASLLSTKARAFSVDALLGPSPPKKVQHNRLDNIRSSSPNLLICMFDDNLPVRHQIATGNSCKTKISEADEDCHQPFSPKENNLLISREHSMSLLSSNETQDVGRNKQGAEADIQVKLCQKELWNQFHSLGNEMIITKAGRRMFPALKVNVTGLDPDGYYLIWVEIASVDNNRYRYVYPSSQWMIAGAGDVPLPTNRYLHPDIPAKGHHLMAQIVNFDKLKLTNSKQSTEKGQIALHSMHKYQPLIYIQKVETPFTVPDQAVDTKLAFQFSFPETVFITVTAYQNQEITKLKIASNPFAKGFRDPVKNSEGCDEIARRHMGNLTSFSKSVVTTEGNIIRTPFMAPCAYSSVLFPSTYRYHQQPLNPFYVPLNVYPFGTPVPSPLSTVTSLDNGNSYAFSPFRNLSFSYSSYSHIPTEKIPIVSTNSTSRDEVKDETKPTARVAPSFLQFPSFTCTD, from the exons ATGACCCTCAAGAGGCCAACTGAATCTACTGCTTCTCTCTTGAGCACAAAAGCTCGTGCTTTCTCGGTCGATGCGCTACTTGGTCCATCGCCGCCTAAAAAAGTCCAGCACAATCGACTTGACAATATAAGATCGTCATCTCCTAATCTGTTGATCTGTATGTTCGACGACAATCTGCCAGTGAGACACCAAATAGCCACCGGAAACTCTTGTAAAACTAAGATTAGTG AAGCGGATGAAGATTGTCATCAGCCATTTTCACCAAAggaaaataatttactaatttcaCGAGAACACTCGATGTCGTTGCTCAGTAGCAACGAGACCCAAGATGTTGGTAGAAATAAGCAAGGGGCGGAAGCAGACATCCAGGTTAAGTTATGTCAAAAAGAATTATGGAATCAGTTTCACAGTCTTGGAAACGAAATGATTATTACGAAAGCTGGAAG GAGGATGTTTCCGGCCTTGAAGGTCAATGTTACGGGCTTGGATCCAGATGGCTACTATTTGATTTGGGTAGAAATCGCTTCTGTGGATAACAATCGATACAGATACGTGTATCCTAG CTCCCAGTGGATGATTGCAGGAGCTGGTGATGTACCTTTACCTACCAATCGCTACCTACATCCTGACATTCCTGCTAAAGGCCATCACTTAATGGCGCAAATTGTGAACTTCGACAAGCTCAAGTTGACCAATAGTAAACAGTCAACTGAAAAGGGCCAA ATTGCTCTTCACTCAATGCACAAGTACCAACCACTGATCTACATACAGAAAGTGGAAACTCCATTTACTGTTCCAGATCAAGCTGTTGATACAAAATTAGCATTTCAGTTCTCCTTCCCAGAAACTGTATTTATTACAGTGACAGCTTACCAGAACCAGGAG ATTACCAAACTTAAGATTGCATCTAATCCATTTGCCAAAGGATTCCGTGATCCAGTAAAAAATTC AGAAGGATGCGATGAAATAGCTCGTCGTCACATGGGAAACCTGACATCTTTCAGTAAAAGCGTTGTGACAACAGAAGGAAACATAATTA GGACGCCATTTATGGCACCTTGTGCCTACTCTTCAGTGCTCTTTCCTTCAACTTATCGTTATCATCAACAACCATTAAACCCTTTCTATGTGCCTTTAAATGTGTATCCATTTGGAACACCCGTTCCTTCGCCCCTTTCTACGGTCACGTCATTAGATAATGGGAATTCCTATGCCTTTTCGCCTTTCAGGAATTTATCCTTTTCATATTCATCATATTCTCATATACCCACTGAAAAAATCCCAATCGTTAGTACAAATTCAACATCTCGAGATGAAGTAAAAGACGAAACAAAGCCAACAGCAAGGGTTGCCCCAAGCTTTCTACAGTTTCCAAGTTTTACATGCACTGATTGA